The genomic segment ATCGATGCGATTTCCTCCCGGGTTGGGATCTCTGCACCCATCAGCTTTTCGGCAGCTTTCTGTTCGTCTCTGGTGGGCGCAACGAGGTCGATCCAGACAGAAGTCGCCGGAAGCGGCGCGTCCGGTGCAAGTTCAATTCGTTCCAGGCCTTTGACGGATGGGCAGTAGGCAATGATCATGAGGCAAACTCCGCACAGTCGCATTGCACCGGAAGGGTCGGTTGCAGGTGACAAGAGCCTGATGAGAAGGCGAGTTTGGCATCTATTGCAAGAGGTTTTCGCGCGTACACGGGTCGCCGATCCTTTCGGCCCGGACGGTTAAGCTTGGCAGGACACGAACGAGAAAGCGGAGCGGGCAACGAAATGGGTGTGCCGGCTGATCGCGCTTTTAGCGGAAGCAAGGAGAGACCCCGGCCGCCGGGTCATGTATCCCAGCGGCAGGAAGCGTCTGCGGTATTCACAAGCGCTACGTTTTGCAAGGGTCTTTTCATCGCGGGCTCGTGTCGAGGCGATTGTGCAAGCGGCACAACGGATTGAGACACAAACTCACGCTGTGCTGGCCGCAGCCAACACGAACTCTTCAAATAATCAGTCCGCTCAGTCGCGGTAAATTACTTGTTTTTCTTCGTCGAGGCGCCTGCATTCTTGCACAGCGCTGCTGCATTCAAAGCAGCAATACCGACGGGCTTGTACTGGTTAATCAATTTGGCTCCAGCCGGTTCTTCTGATACCGGTTGGGACGATTGCTCAGACATTTTTCCAGGTCCGTTTGTTGTACCAGTCCCCGCTAACTGGCGATTTGGTGCGCGGTAAACTGCGGGCCGCGTGCATGTCGTGTCCAATTGCGGCATTCCAAGGGCGGGATCTTTAAAAATCGGATTTTTCCGCGATCATCCCGCAATCAGCATTGAAATCATGCGCTTCTTTAGCCGTCTCAGCCAGTCAATTTCTATAACAGGATGTAACCCAGGGGCAGCAAATTTGAAGTATTGCGTTAAGTAATTCGTAACGGTTTCATTTTTTGCTTGCTCATTCGGGGCCGCCAGGTTCCTACCTCACAGCAGATAGCTCGTGTAGGTGCGAGGCGGCTCGCCCTTGAATGCGCACAGGATTCCCTTCAGGCATCGCAAAAAGGTGAGCATTCCCGCCAAGGCAACGACAGCCAATCCGGCAAGTATCAGGAACGAAGACACGTCTGCTCCCAAGAGGATCATCAGACTTCCCATGCATCCGCCGATGACCATTACAGCAATTGTTGTGCGAATATAGTAGTAGTGGGCAAAAAAACGGTTTTCCGCGGGTTCGGAGAAGCTGATCGCGAAGTAAAGTGCAAACGGAGACAGGAAAAATGTTAAGATGAAAGCGTAGCACAAAATGATATTGCCAAAACCTGTTCCGAACAGACCACCGGTTCTCTTGTCCTTTTTCTGCACGCTTGGATCTCTTGGACAGTGGTTTTGAAACATGGATCGGGCGGGCGCTGGCTGATCAACGGATTGTTCTGTGGAATTCAGGTGTTCTGGCCGCGCACGCGACTCAGCGTGGCCATTTTGCCGACACCACGAATTTATTCTGACCAAGCAGTGGAAGTGAAGTTCATTTTTGACAATTTGTCTGTAAACGAAATAGATATCTGATTTGGCCGATCGCGGGCAGCGATGCGTTTGCGATGCAGGTTGGGAACACATGAAGCGATACGCGATCCACAAAACAGCTTCTGCGCCGGCAAGCCGAACAATAGGTTCGATCGCGCTTGCAATCGCTGTCACCGCGTTTCTTGCCAAGCGGGCAGGACTGGTGGATGCGGATGTTTTTGCGCTCTCGCTCGCGGGCGCTGGCGTGTTTGCTCTGATCGCGCTTTTGCTGGCGTTGGTCGCGTTTCACCGCATCTGGACCCTTGGCGGGCCTGGCATCCCGGCAGCGTTGACGGGATCGCTCTTTGCGATAATCGCCCTTTTCCCGCCAGCGTTGGTCGCAGGCATGCTGATTGCCAGTCCGGGCGCGAATGACATCACGACGGACAAGTTCGATCCGCCTGAGGTAAAACCGCAGACCGTTGCAACAGAACAGCCATTCTTGAGCTGGACGACGTCCCTGCTTGAGGAAAAAGTATGGCCTGTCGTATCGCAGTATACCGTGTCTGGAATACTTTCCAGGCTGGAACCGGGCCAGCGCGCTGCTGACATTGTGCCCAGGAGATACAGGATCGCGCCTGGCCGATTGCATGTTGCGGGCGCCAAGGCACTTGAAAACCTCAATTGGACTGTCGTTGATGAATTGCCGCCGGATCTGCTCGATGCGGCAACGCGTCTGCAGGCGGAAGGATCTACCCCTGTGCTGGGGCTGAAGTTCGATGTGGCCCTTCGAATTCGGCCCGACCGCGTGGGTGCTCTGCTGGATGTGCGATCCCGCTCCAGAACGCCCTTGCGGGATATGTCGACCAACGCCGGCCAGATCAGGACGGTGTTCGCCGAAATTGATCGTGTCTTGCTTGAGACTTACGGCGATATTGGACGTTTGTCGGTTGAAGAAAGCGACCTGGAAGAAACGCTCGAACCCGAGTTGATCGAAGCGCCGCAAGACCTCGTTCCATTGCCGGGGTTCAAGCCATACTTCGAAGAAGAGGCCGCGCCGGATACAGACGGTCCGGACATTTCCGATCTGGCCGGTTAGATCCATTTTGCATCCATCTTCGGGAAATTGGCAGCTTCGGCTTACGACCGCATGGTCTGGATCGAATATCGGGCTGAGAGCGACAGCTCGGGTGTCGAGGTAATGAGGGATCTCTTAGCAAGATCTTCAAGATGCGCAAAAACAGACAAACCTGCAGCGGGATGAAGTGACACATCTATATCCGCATAAAGCTCTGCCACAATTTCCGGGATCGACCAACTGCCCTTGGCAAGCAGTGCAAGAATGGAGGCCTCCCGCTGGAGGCGGTGCTGCTTGAGATCCTGGACATATGCCTTTGCGTCCGCAACCATTCCACCGTGCCCGGGATAGTAATTTGTCTCGGCCCTGGCGAGCAGCTTCTCGATTGACGTCATGTAGTCGCACATTGATCCGTCCGGCGGTGCAACAATCGACGTGGACCAACCCATGACATGGTCTGCGGACAGGAACAGATCCTCGCCTTGAAGGGCAAAGCAGAGATGGTTCGCCGTGTGTCCCGGCGTTTCAATGGTTTCAAGACTGAACTCGGCGCACTGGAGGATCTCGCCGTCCTGCAACTGGCGGTCGGGCCGATACTCCTTGTCACCGCTGCTGTCGAGCGGGTTGATTTCGTTCTCAAGAAGATCGCGCGCCGCCTTATGCGGGCCGCATCCAATGATAGGAGCGCCGGTTTCCTGTTTCAGCAACTTGGCACCCGGCGAGTGGTCCATGTGCGTGTGCGACACCAGGATCGCCTCAATCTTTGATCCTTCGCACGCCTTTGCGAGCGATCCGACGTGCTCCGGCAGAGCGGGCCCGGGGTCAAGGATCAAAATTGACCGCGTACCGAGCAGATACGTGTTGGTCCCCTTGAAAGTGAAGGGCCCCGGGTTTGGGGCCGTCAAGCGCCTGAACCCTGGAGAAAGCTCCACTGGAGTGCCGTAGTTGGGCTCAAAGTCGCGATCGTGTTTCATGCTTGCCATTTCAAGATGCCCGGGCGCGGCGAGACAGACCAGGAAGGTCTGGCCACCAGAACAAGCGGTCTGTGTACCGCCTTAGAACTTGCCGACTGCCAATGATATCGTCATGTATCTGACGTTTGAATCAGCTACGCAACACTCAATAAATCGAAAAGCATGCGCGCGCTTTGGTGTTCAATTTTCGTAATATGAAG from the Roseibium sp. HPY-6 genome contains:
- a CDS encoding DUF1499 domain-containing protein, with amino-acid sequence MKRYAIHKTASAPASRTIGSIALAIAVTAFLAKRAGLVDADVFALSLAGAGVFALIALLLALVAFHRIWTLGGPGIPAALTGSLFAIIALFPPALVAGMLIASPGANDITTDKFDPPEVKPQTVATEQPFLSWTTSLLEEKVWPVVSQYTVSGILSRLEPGQRAADIVPRRYRIAPGRLHVAGAKALENLNWTVVDELPPDLLDAATRLQAEGSTPVLGLKFDVALRIRPDRVGALLDVRSRSRTPLRDMSTNAGQIRTVFAEIDRVLLETYGDIGRLSVEESDLEETLEPELIEAPQDLVPLPGFKPYFEEEAAPDTDGPDISDLAG
- a CDS encoding MBL fold metallo-hydrolase encodes the protein MKHDRDFEPNYGTPVELSPGFRRLTAPNPGPFTFKGTNTYLLGTRSILILDPGPALPEHVGSLAKACEGSKIEAILVSHTHMDHSPGAKLLKQETGAPIIGCGPHKAARDLLENEINPLDSSGDKEYRPDRQLQDGEILQCAEFSLETIETPGHTANHLCFALQGEDLFLSADHVMGWSTSIVAPPDGSMCDYMTSIEKLLARAETNYYPGHGGMVADAKAYVQDLKQHRLQREASILALLAKGSWSIPEIVAELYADIDVSLHPAAGLSVFAHLEDLAKRSLITSTPELSLSARYSIQTMRS